A genomic region of Synechococcus sp. NOUM97013 contains the following coding sequences:
- a CDS encoding YadA-like family protein has product MGQLGSMGVLIGEALEPQSVQAQIADIPGDYGSVSVSASAIGTGAFAIGSGAVARFSCAMAIGSGANANGARATAIGAGATASRDDQLMLGTSSTDVTAASLTGSGSELILANDDGTLKRAVGIGASDGSLTVANNATVSGDVTVSGDTSLTTLTASGATNLQSSLDVQGATTLNGAATLSGGASVSNGLTVTGNTNTDNLIVSGDATVSGDTSLTTLTTSGATNLQSSLDVQGATTLNGAATLSGGASVSNGLTVTGDTTTDNLIVSGDATVSGDTSLTTLTASGATNLQSTLEVKGATTINNSLTVTGDQSVGGNQTISGNSTISQNQTIGGSLDVTGDTTLTTLTTSGAANLQSTLTVGSLANNSQQGKAIVVANETGTVSRQEIGGGVLDALNCVGNGTNAVCYGPGANATGINTTAIGAGASAATSNSSIELGATALGAQASAEAINATAIGYGSSVSGENATAIGAGSNAIGSRSIAIGQNATTTKLSAIALGANTSSTEQNSIAIGRDAESSHKNSIALGANVKTDRANQVKLGSNTVLTVPKLKTATASGSLSGSQYGLAILDTTGTFSRAAVSNSYFKAIDCTANADSAVCLGYGALANDTNTAAFGASSSALLNGASAIGYGSNAAKTSSTAVGYNAFSNGSDAVSVGSSSRALGSNSTAVGSGARASAGNSVAIGSTASASSSSSIAIGQASKARSSRSIAIGYNSNAFNTSALAIGTNSNATNINALAIGVGSEANYINSTAVGVKSEAKQATTIGISTSVTIGANTSQGGTDYFLPGFEDLPTSGTTNVLIDQDGQLHLGSATVLPPTTINYAGTICNVSDASDICLGNQAEATGTNTAAYGQNAKATEQGATAIGAYSSAAEQFSIAIGAEANASNDTALAVGRDAQASGKFTISFGANSNAVEQGSQAVGTSATATGWNSMAYGQHAVAVGNEAIAIGNKSNARSFSAIAVGPNAQSTGTAALAVGKNAISSDQSSIAVGNRAYATSNRAVALGSRANATSDRAIAVGSLANASATSAIAVGSLANASATSAIAVGASALANSSNTASFGTNSRATGLSSTALGSASSAAGRNGAALGAQTQASGKDSTAIGSSSKAQQQGSTALGFGSNAAKANSTAAGSSSKASGIKSAAFGFSANASGANSLSVGASSSAKGERSQAVGDSSTANGTGSLALGSQASSGASKDVIIQSTDIDGNVTNSTETRATQYTIAIGFQATAGSFDNTNDVPLGNETIAVGRSSVANRDGAIAIGARASATANNSIAAGADSLASGINATTYGDSSEASGVNSAAYGFLANASGNDSTSLGTQSLASGINSTAIGKAARASNGMATAVGRGAQATGYDATALGSISKATAFRATAIGTLSRATKRNSTAVGASANATGNFAGAFGTLANASGVASMAFGAGSKASSANSSTFGTQAQATAEDAIAIGHQAVANKINAIAIGTNASARGTDATALGDGAKATADQSTAVGRGSKANASSAVAVGHSAIASGKRASAFGQGANASKADSVAIGYSSVGSGTLSTAIGSYANATANDAVAIGYLANATSEDAVAIGKASIANKANTIAIGTEAIATNVNATAFGDATQATGFQSTALGAGALATQQNATAVGEKANAAGTQATAVGRQSLASQSGTTALGTISKATGVRATAIGVHATASEKCSIAMGSWSVANGAVSQAFGSNATASGENSSAIGSFATASGTNSLALGTSAATTRNDQLMLGKAATEVTAANLATNSTATDGSQFEMVVANGDGTLSGLTMQGVTIDPSNGIFTANSAVVSEGLNAKVDATQSGSITTYEVSGYNATTTAGPISSPDNSDTINGVTVTSKYNSQTQTTEYGIEVSTGDNISIDSNNKISGLKTTVTAADNKVTITESGGFNESNNFTMNYEIGVNLSDRAFNALSCNGTGSGAECYGDSAIANQEAATAIGSGSQSTASGATTLGNASTASGTNSLALGRGAIATNTSAIAIGSGARSDVANGTAIGANAVAMDALGGSQSSVTVGANGDGATDYFLPGLADKPGSSGQPGGTQYLTVDEDGKIIVGTAVLPPSVNIIAPSFNCTANGIGATCFGDNAQACGQYTSAFGSNTNAQGTGATAFGTNATALDRATAIGAFASATGANAVALGGLANATGISSLAIGEEAQALGNRSFALGYQSNASKDDSLALGSGALANYSNSAALGQNVATTRSGQVALGSSSAEITIANLATNSTATNGSQFEMVVANGDGTLSGLTMQGVTINNGTFTANSAVVTGGLNAEVNSNQSGSITTYEVSGYNATTQAGPITGGTGSTSNGVTVTTKYDASTKTTNYGVEVAAGNGLTINNGQLEVNTGGNNIILNNDGSFSAPNASVVAGTVTASGNESQLATTTSLGTTVTGVWNSDTSTNRFGVKIATGDGISIDGNGAIQANESVVSAGNNIVVSSSNDGRVTTYSVSGYNATTTAGPISSPDNSDTSNGVTVTSKYNAQTQTTEYGVEVAAGNGLTINNGQLEVNTGGNNIILNNNGSFSAPNASVVAGTVTASGNESPLTTTTSLGTTVTGVWNSDTSTNRFGVKVANGTNIIIDSNGQVSGLKTTVAAADRKVTVTPTGGFVEGNSFTTEYTVGVNITDRAFDALNCTGTGSGAECYGDNAVANQLSTTAIGSGSQSTAVGATSLGNASTASGTNSLALGRGAQATHTSATAIGAGAATTADSRITLGTSSSTYQTPGLTHPAGGTSNYSWVVTDSDGVLAVATAGIDVNTTSFCVGSGADATCYGDQADATGESTTAIGAFSVADSGTGSASLTAATALGAHSNATGAGSTALGTGAAAAGNGSVASGMNSSASGRGSLAYGFGANANSENTIAIGGFAFANGTNSYAIGAGAVANGVQAVAVGAGARAEGFNTDPSAYGTNATAIGTSVTAIGSETSALGTNSTALGSYSSADGVNAIAIGTATASGTNAMAMGAGASASGTDAIAMGSSASASGTNSYAIGASSIANGVQAMAVGPGAVANGARALAVGTGARAEGFNTDTGAFGTNATAIGTNSTALGSYSNVNGVNAIAIGTARATGTNVIAIGTGALATHNGSTAFGAGARSTRAAQMMLGTNNTEVTVPNLNQTNELDIRTINTRMGMVMAKTDGTLVRTNAVTSENGDTTINGKTVTIGDTNTTIKMPGQDIDREGILGVDSDGSLVTIHSHFDQINNNTKRINTLEDAASALGDAAESAGAMGAALSGIPEISLLPDEPIRCGIAAGGYGSQYAIAGGCSARIKDRLHLNGAIAYSPSVDYHFGSTSSIAGRVGVSFPIGVKSSSSSSASTTNSQSMESSDSSSANSQADSRWYRSEVKQEISKLQEDLSSRDQQIQDLKTRLEQLMQVPPSNRAASQANDDIIAALQKRIDELEEEKQQSALEDDRQNAEIEELKDKLEQQETRFEALMRQLQSLLPKRGNS; this is encoded by the coding sequence TTGGGCCAACTCGGCAGCATGGGTGTGCTGATTGGCGAAGCACTCGAACCCCAGAGCGTTCAAGCCCAGATCGCAGATATCCCAGGGGACTACGGCAGCGTCAGCGTTAGCGCTAGCGCCATTGGGACTGGTGCGTTTGCGATCGGTAGTGGCGCTGTAGCGCGTTTCTCCTGCGCGATGGCCATCGGCAGTGGCGCCAATGCCAATGGGGCGAGAGCCACCGCAATCGGTGCTGGAGCGACGGCATCTCGTGACGACCAATTGATGCTGGGCACCAGCTCAACAGACGTCACAGCAGCAAGCCTGACTGGCAGTGGATCTGAATTAATCCTTGCCAACGACGACGGCACTCTCAAGCGAGCCGTTGGGATTGGAGCCAGCGACGGCTCATTAACCGTTGCCAACAACGCAACAGTCAGTGGTGACGTAACAGTCAGTGGCGACACCTCTCTCACCACACTCACCGCCTCTGGAGCAACAAATCTCCAAAGCAGCCTCGATGTTCAAGGTGCCACCACACTCAATGGTGCCGCCACACTCTCAGGCGGAGCATCGGTGAGCAATGGGCTCACAGTCACCGGCAACACCAACACTGACAACCTCATCGTCAGTGGTGACGCAACAGTCAGTGGCGACACATCTCTCACCACACTCACCACCTCTGGAGCCACCAATCTCCAAAGCAGCCTCGATGTTCAAGGTGCCACCACACTCAATGGCGCCGCCACACTCTCAGGCGGAGCATCGGTGAGCAATGGGCTCACCGTCACCGGTGACACCACCACTGACAACCTCATCGTCAGTGGTGACGCAACAGTCAGTGGCGACACCTCTCTCACCACACTCACCGCTTCTGGAGCCACCAATCTCCAAAGCACGCTGGAGGTGAAAGGAGCGACAACAATCAATAATTCATTAACGGTGACGGGCGATCAGTCCGTTGGCGGCAATCAAACTATTTCGGGCAATTCAACGATCAGCCAAAACCAAACGATCGGCGGATCCTTAGACGTTACAGGCGATACGACGCTGACAACATTGACCACAAGCGGTGCTGCAAATCTCCAAAGCACGCTGACTGTTGGATCACTAGCCAACAACTCACAACAAGGCAAGGCGATTGTTGTTGCCAACGAAACGGGCACTGTTTCAAGGCAAGAAATTGGTGGCGGTGTTCTCGATGCTCTGAATTGCGTCGGCAATGGAACGAATGCCGTTTGTTATGGCCCCGGCGCGAACGCAACGGGAATCAACACAACGGCGATCGGGGCAGGAGCTAGCGCAGCAACGAGCAACAGCTCTATCGAACTAGGAGCGACCGCTTTAGGCGCTCAAGCATCCGCTGAAGCAATTAATGCAACGGCAATTGGTTATGGATCATCCGTCAGCGGTGAAAATGCCACTGCAATTGGCGCTGGAAGCAATGCAATTGGCAGCAGATCGATTGCCATTGGTCAAAATGCAACAACCACAAAACTCAGCGCAATAGCCCTAGGAGCAAACACATCTTCAACGGAACAAAATTCAATTGCCATAGGCAGAGATGCCGAGTCTTCACATAAGAATTCGATTGCTCTCGGAGCTAATGTCAAAACGGATCGAGCCAATCAGGTCAAACTAGGCTCTAACACAGTACTTACTGTCCCCAAACTAAAAACCGCGACCGCAAGCGGCTCTTTATCAGGAAGCCAGTATGGATTAGCCATACTTGACACCACAGGAACATTCTCGAGAGCCGCTGTATCAAACAGTTATTTCAAAGCAATTGACTGCACAGCCAATGCAGATTCAGCCGTTTGCTTGGGCTATGGAGCTCTAGCAAACGATACAAACACAGCGGCATTTGGAGCCAGTAGTAGTGCGCTATTAAATGGAGCTTCGGCAATTGGATATGGATCAAACGCAGCAAAAACATCTTCCACAGCAGTCGGCTACAACGCTTTCTCTAATGGATCGGACGCAGTCTCAGTAGGTTCGTCTTCACGCGCACTGGGAAGTAACAGCACTGCTGTTGGCTCAGGCGCTCGCGCTTCTGCAGGAAACTCCGTTGCGATTGGATCGACGGCCAGTGCTTCAAGTTCCTCATCTATTGCCATTGGCCAGGCTTCAAAAGCTCGTAGTTCAAGATCAATCGCAATCGGCTACAACTCCAATGCCTTTAATACAAGCGCTCTTGCCATCGGCACGAACTCCAATGCCACAAACATCAATGCCTTGGCCATCGGCGTAGGCAGTGAAGCCAATTACATTAACTCCACAGCCGTTGGAGTAAAGTCAGAAGCCAAACAAGCCACAACAATTGGGATCAGCACTTCCGTAACGATTGGAGCGAACACAAGCCAGGGAGGAACAGATTATTTCTTACCTGGTTTCGAAGACCTGCCAACAAGTGGAACAACCAACGTTCTGATTGATCAAGACGGCCAGCTGCATTTAGGCAGTGCAACTGTCTTGCCTCCAACAACAATCAATTATGCAGGAACAATCTGCAATGTTAGCGACGCCAGTGATATTTGCTTGGGCAATCAAGCTGAAGCAACGGGCACCAACACAGCGGCGTATGGCCAAAATGCAAAGGCAACGGAACAAGGAGCCACTGCTATTGGCGCCTACAGCTCAGCAGCCGAACAGTTCTCAATCGCGATTGGTGCGGAAGCGAATGCAAGCAACGACACAGCTCTAGCAGTTGGCCGAGATGCACAAGCAAGTGGAAAATTCACAATCAGTTTTGGAGCAAACAGTAATGCAGTAGAGCAGGGTTCTCAAGCTGTCGGAACAAGTGCAACAGCCACCGGCTGGAACTCAATGGCCTACGGGCAACATGCCGTAGCCGTTGGCAATGAAGCTATTGCGATCGGCAATAAATCAAATGCCCGCAGCTTCTCAGCGATTGCCGTTGGCCCCAATGCACAAAGCACGGGCACCGCAGCACTAGCTGTTGGCAAAAATGCTATTTCATCAGATCAATCATCGATTGCCGTTGGCAATCGCGCCTATGCAACATCCAACCGTGCCGTTGCATTGGGTAGTCGGGCTAACGCCACCAGCGATAGAGCGATTGCTGTGGGATCGCTCGCCAATGCATCTGCAACCTCTGCAATTGCTGTTGGATCACTCGCCAATGCATCTGCAACCTCTGCAATTGCTGTTGGAGCAAGTGCATTAGCCAACAGCTCAAATACAGCATCGTTTGGCACAAATTCCAGAGCCACTGGCTTGAGCTCAACCGCCTTAGGCAGCGCCTCGAGTGCCGCTGGCAGAAATGGAGCCGCATTAGGAGCTCAAACCCAGGCCTCTGGAAAGGATTCCACTGCAATCGGTTCGTCCTCAAAAGCACAACAGCAAGGATCAACCGCTCTTGGTTTTGGCAGCAATGCAGCAAAAGCTAATTCCACTGCAGCTGGATCGAGCTCAAAAGCATCAGGCATCAAGAGCGCTGCCTTTGGCTTTAGCGCAAACGCTTCAGGTGCTAATTCACTATCTGTAGGCGCTTCTTCTTCAGCGAAAGGTGAAAGGTCACAGGCTGTTGGTGATTCCTCCACAGCCAATGGCACTGGCAGCCTTGCATTGGGATCTCAAGCTTCCTCTGGCGCAAGCAAAGACGTCATAATTCAAAGTACAGATATTGATGGAAACGTAACTAACAGCACAGAAACACGAGCGACACAATACACAATCGCCATTGGATTTCAAGCCACTGCCGGCAGCTTTGACAACACTAATGATGTGCCACTCGGCAATGAAACCATCGCAGTTGGACGGTCATCTGTCGCCAATCGTGATGGCGCAATTGCCATTGGTGCTCGAGCCTCTGCAACAGCCAACAATTCCATCGCTGCAGGTGCCGATTCCCTTGCAAGTGGAATTAATGCAACCACTTATGGCGATAGTTCTGAAGCCAGTGGGGTCAATAGTGCTGCTTATGGCTTTCTAGCCAATGCTTCTGGCAATGATTCAACAAGCCTCGGCACCCAATCTCTCGCGTCTGGCATTAACTCGACCGCAATTGGTAAAGCAGCACGGGCTTCCAACGGTATGGCAACAGCAGTTGGCCGCGGGGCACAAGCAACTGGATATGACGCGACCGCGCTTGGATCAATATCCAAAGCCACCGCCTTCAGAGCAACAGCGATTGGCACTTTAAGCAGGGCAACGAAGCGTAATTCCACTGCTGTTGGTGCATCTGCAAACGCGACTGGTAATTTCGCCGGTGCCTTTGGAACCTTGGCCAACGCCAGTGGCGTTGCATCGATGGCTTTTGGTGCCGGATCCAAGGCATCAAGTGCCAATTCATCCACGTTTGGAACACAAGCCCAAGCCACTGCAGAAGATGCCATCGCCATTGGTCATCAAGCAGTAGCCAACAAGATCAACGCCATCGCCATTGGCACGAACGCTTCAGCCAGAGGAACTGATGCCACTGCATTAGGCGACGGAGCCAAGGCCACCGCTGATCAATCCACAGCTGTTGGTCGCGGGTCTAAGGCCAATGCATCCTCAGCAGTGGCCGTAGGCCATTCGGCGATCGCTAGCGGAAAGCGTGCTTCTGCTTTTGGACAGGGGGCCAATGCTTCGAAAGCCGATTCCGTCGCGATTGGTTATTCATCTGTTGGCAGTGGAACACTCTCCACAGCCATCGGCTCCTATGCGAATGCAACAGCAAATGATGCCGTAGCTATTGGTTATTTGGCCAATGCAACATCAGAGGATGCTGTTGCCATTGGCAAGGCATCCATTGCCAACAAAGCCAATACGATTGCCATTGGTACGGAAGCGATCGCGACAAACGTCAATGCCACCGCTTTTGGTGATGCCACTCAAGCAACGGGATTTCAATCCACTGCTTTGGGAGCCGGAGCTTTGGCGACCCAACAAAATGCCACTGCTGTTGGTGAGAAAGCCAATGCTGCTGGAACTCAAGCCACTGCAGTAGGCCGACAGTCACTTGCCAGCCAAAGTGGCACCACAGCGCTCGGAACAATCAGCAAGGCAACAGGTGTTCGAGCCACAGCCATTGGTGTTCACGCCACAGCTAGCGAAAAATGTTCGATTGCGATGGGCTCTTGGTCAGTCGCCAACGGTGCGGTGTCACAAGCCTTTGGTTCGAATGCCACAGCGTCTGGGGAGAATTCTTCGGCGATCGGCAGCTTTGCCACCGCCAGCGGGACAAACTCCCTGGCATTGGGAACCAGTGCTGCGACGACACGGAACGATCAACTCATGCTCGGCAAAGCGGCAACGGAGGTGACCGCCGCCAACCTTGCCACCAATTCAACAGCAACAGACGGAAGTCAGTTCGAAATGGTGGTTGCCAATGGTGATGGCACCCTTTCGGGCCTCACCATGCAAGGGGTGACGATTGATCCAAGCAATGGAATATTCACTGCCAATAGTGCAGTTGTTTCCGAAGGGCTTAACGCAAAGGTTGATGCCACTCAATCAGGCAGCATCACCACCTATGAGGTCAGTGGTTACAACGCCACCACTACCGCAGGGCCCATCTCCTCTCCTGACAATTCCGACACAATCAACGGTGTCACCGTTACCTCTAAATACAACTCTCAAACTCAAACCACAGAATATGGCATCGAAGTTTCCACTGGTGACAATATCAGTATTGACTCGAATAACAAAATCAGTGGCTTAAAAACCACCGTCACTGCAGCGGATAATAAGGTCACCATTACAGAAAGTGGAGGCTTCAATGAGAGCAATAACTTCACGATGAATTATGAGATCGGAGTCAACCTCTCCGATCGCGCTTTTAACGCTCTCAGTTGCAACGGAACAGGCAGTGGCGCCGAATGCTACGGCGACAGTGCTATTGCTAATCAAGAGGCAGCAACAGCCATCGGGTCGGGCTCTCAATCCACTGCCAGTGGGGCCACAACCCTTGGCAATGCATCAACCGCCTCCGGAACGAACTCTCTGGCTCTTGGCCGCGGTGCCATAGCAACTAATACTTCGGCAATTGCAATCGGCTCCGGTGCTCGTTCTGATGTCGCCAATGGCACCGCAATTGGCGCAAATGCAGTTGCCATGGATGCCCTGGGAGGATCACAATCGTCCGTCACTGTTGGCGCAAATGGAGATGGAGCAACCGACTACTTTTTACCTGGCTTAGCCGACAAACCTGGCTCATCAGGGCAACCAGGAGGGACGCAATACCTCACCGTTGATGAGGACGGAAAAATCATTGTGGGCACCGCTGTCTTGCCACCATCAGTCAATATCATTGCTCCTAGCTTTAACTGCACGGCGAACGGAATCGGTGCCACTTGTTTTGGCGACAATGCACAGGCCTGCGGCCAATACACTTCAGCCTTCGGATCGAATACCAATGCTCAAGGCACGGGGGCTACAGCGTTTGGAACCAATGCGACTGCATTAGACCGAGCCACGGCAATCGGTGCTTTTGCAAGCGCCACAGGGGCAAATGCCGTTGCTCTTGGTGGTCTTGCCAATGCAACTGGTATCAGCTCCTTAGCCATTGGCGAAGAAGCACAAGCCTTGGGCAATCGCTCCTTTGCCTTGGGATACCAATCCAACGCTTCCAAAGACGACTCACTTGCCCTTGGCAGTGGTGCCTTAGCGAACTACTCAAACTCTGCAGCGCTGGGCCAAAACGTCGCCACAACCCGATCAGGCCAAGTCGCACTGGGATCGTCTAGCGCTGAGATCACAATTGCCAACCTTGCCACCAATTCAACAGCGACAAATGGCAGCCAATTCGAGATGGTGGTTGCCAATGGGGATGGCACCCTCTCGGGCCTCACCATGCAAGGGGTGACGATCAACAATGGAACATTTACTGCCAACAGTGCAGTTGTGACTGGTGGCCTCAACGCAGAGGTCAACTCCAATCAATCGGGCAGCATCACCACCTATGAGGTCAGTGGTTACAACGCCACAACCCAAGCGGGTCCCATCACTGGTGGTACTGGCTCCACCAGCAACGGTGTCACCGTGACCACGAAATATGATGCCTCCACAAAAACCACTAACTACGGCGTTGAAGTTGCAGCTGGCAATGGCCTAACCATCAATAACGGCCAGCTCGAGGTCAACACCGGTGGTAACAACATCATCCTCAACAACGACGGCTCATTCAGTGCTCCCAACGCCTCCGTCGTCGCCGGCACCGTCACTGCTTCAGGCAATGAATCCCAATTAGCCACAACAACATCCTTGGGCACAACCGTCACTGGCGTTTGGAACAGTGACACCTCCACAAATCGCTTTGGCGTGAAAATCGCGACCGGTGATGGCATCAGCATCGATGGCAATGGTGCTATTCAGGCCAACGAATCCGTTGTCAGCGCTGGCAACAACATTGTCGTTTCATCCAGCAACGACGGGCGCGTCACCACCTACTCCGTCAGCGGCTACAACGCCACCACCACCGCAGGCCCTATCTCCTCTCCTGATAATTCCGACACCAGCAATGGTGTCACCGTTACCTCCAAATACAACGCTCAAACTCAAACCACTGAATACGGCGTTGAAGTTGCAGCCGGCAATGGTCTAACCATCAATAACGGCCAGCTCGAGGTCAATACCGGCGGTAACAACATCATCCTCAACAACAACGGCTCTTTCAGCGCTCCCAATGCCTCCGTCGTTGCAGGCACAGTCACTGCTTCAGGCAATGAATCCCCATTAACCACAACAACATCGTTGGGCACAACCGTCACTGGCGTTTGGAACAGTGACACCTCCACAAACCGCTTTGGAGTGAAAGTCGCGAATGGCACCAATATTATTATTGATTCAAATGGTCAAGTAAGCGGACTTAAAACAACTGTCGCAGCAGCAGATCGAAAGGTCACTGTTACCCCAACCGGCGGATTTGTCGAAGGGAATAGCTTCACCACGGAATACACAGTCGGAGTCAACATTACTGACCGCGCTTTTGATGCGCTTAACTGCACTGGAACCGGAAGTGGTGCTGAGTGCTACGGCGATAATGCTGTTGCCAATCAACTCTCAACAACAGCCATTGGCTCGGGTTCTCAATCCACAGCAGTTGGCGCTACATCCCTTGGCAATGCTTCAACGGCTTCTGGCACGAACTCGCTAGCTCTTGGCCGCGGTGCTCAGGCCACGCACACATCTGCTACCGCAATCGGTGCGGGCGCTGCAACAACTGCTGACAGTCGAATCACCCTTGGGACCAGCAGTAGCACCTACCAAACACCTGGATTGACCCACCCCGCAGGAGGCACCAGCAACTACTCCTGGGTGGTGACAGACAGTGATGGCGTCTTAGCCGTTGCAACAGCTGGCATTGATGTGAACACGACGTCGTTCTGTGTTGGCAGTGGTGCCGATGCCACGTGCTACGGCGACCAAGCTGATGCAACGGGTGAAAGCACCACAGCCATTGGTGCTTTCAGCGTGGCAGATAGTGGTACGGGCTCTGCCTCATTGACAGCAGCAACAGCACTCGGTGCGCACTCCAATGCAACGGGTGCTGGATCAACTGCACTTGGAACCGGTGCAGCTGCGGCCGGCAACGGATCCGTGGCTTCCGGTATGAACTCATCAGCATCGGGACGGGGCTCGCTTGCCTATGGCTTCGGTGCCAATGCCAATAGTGAGAACACCATTGCCATTGGCGGCTTTGCCTTCGCTAATGGGACAAATTCCTATGCCATCGGTGCTGGCGCAGTTGCTAACGGTGTCCAGGCAGTCGCCGTTGGTGCTGGTGCTCGAGCCGAGGGCTTCAACACCGATCCAAGCGCCTATGGCACCAATGCCACAGCGATTGGTACCAGCGTCACGGCCATCGGCAGTGAAACGTCTGCGCTCGGAACCAACAGCACCGCCCTGGGCTCCTATTCAAGCGCTGACGGCGTCAATGCCATCGCCATTGGAACAGCGACGGCATCCGGCACCAACGCCATGGCCATGGGGGCAGGTGCATCAGCCTCTGGAACCGATGCCATAGCAATGGGTTCCAGTGCATCAGCCTCGGGAACCAATTCCTACGCCATCGGTGCGAGCAGCATTGCCAACGGTGTGCAAGCAATGGCGGTTGGTCCTGGTGCTGTTGCCAATGGCGCGCGGGCCTTGGCCGTTGGCACAGGCGCTCGAGCTGAGGGCTTCAACACCGATACGGGCGCCTTTGGCACCAATGCCACAGCAATTGGAACCAACAGCACAGCTTTGGGCTCCTATTCAAACGTTAACGGCGTTAATGCCATCGCCATTGGAACAGCAAGGGCAACTGGCACCAATGTCATTGCGATTGGTACCGGCGCCTTGGCAACACACAACGGATCAACAGCATTTGGGGCAGGGGCGCGGTCAACAAGGGCTGCACAAATGATGCTGGGAACCAACAACACTGAAGTCACAGTTCCCAACCTGAATCAGACCAATGAGCTCGACATTAGAACCATCAATACGCGCATGGGCATGGTGATGGCAAAAACCGACGGGACGCTTGTTCGCACAAATGCTGTCACCAGCGAAAATGGTGACACCACCATTAACGGCAAGACCGTCACCATTGGCGATACGAACACAACCATCAAAATGCCCGGCCAAGACATCGACAGAGAAGGCATTCTCGGCGTGGATAGTGATGGCAGTCTTGTCACCATCCACTCACACTTTGACCAGATCAATAACAACACCAAAAGAATCAACACACTTGAGGATGCTGCGAGTGCTTTGGGAGACGCAGCAGAGTCCGCAGGTGCGATGGGTGCCGCACTCTCTGGCATCCCTGAGATCTCTTTACTGCCGGATGAACCCATTCGTTGCGGCATTGCCGCGGGTGGCTACGGATCGCAATACGCCATCGCCGGTGGATGCTCCGCCCGAATTAAAGACAGACTCCACCTCAATGGCGCGATCGCCTATTCACCTTCCGTTGACTACCACTTCGGTTCAACCAGCTCGATCGCAGGCCGCGTTGGCGTGAGCTTCCCAATCGGAGTCAAATCCAGCTCCTCCAGCTCCGCGAGCACGACGAACTCGCAATCCATGGAATCGAGTGACTCCTCATCTGCCAACTCACAAGCCGATTCACGCTGGTACAGGTCCGAGGTCAAGCAGGAGATCAGCAAGCTCCAAGAGGATCTCAGCTCACGCGATCAGCAGATTCAAGATCTCAAAACACGCCTCGAGCAACTCATGCAAGTTCCCCCATCGAATCGAGCTGCCTCGCAAGCCAATGACGACATCATTGCTGCGCTGCAGAAGCGCATTGATGAGCTAGAAGAAGAAAAACAACAATCAGCCCTAGAAGACGATAGACAAAATGCCGAAATTGAAGAATTAAAAGACAAACTCGAACAACAGGAAACGCGCTTTGAAGCATTAATGAGACAACTGCAATCACTTCTTCCTAAGCGCGGCAATTCATAA